In a genomic window of Bradyrhizobium ontarionense:
- a CDS encoding outer membrane protein, with protein sequence MRSVKSLIAAGAASLFSTLAFAADMPIMPPPVYAPPPAADFGGWYLRGDIGFSNQKVKDVHYTRESAYTPMTSFNQTSAFDTAGIYGVGLGYRFNSWFRMDVTGQYRGNSNFKATDRFTATAGGVPYNGIDNYNGTKSEWLVLANAYVDLGTWWCVTPFIGAGVGGARVSIANFTDTGINNLPFTTTSFATAPTASKWNFAWAAHAGLAYAVNPNLVLELAYSYVDLGQGQTGVLSDYVGNTTGNVFKFKDITSHDLKLGVRWNFDNPPPPPMPPLIRKG encoded by the coding sequence ATGCGTAGCGTTAAGTCTTTGATCGCCGCCGGAGCGGCCTCTCTGTTTTCCACTTTGGCCTTTGCGGCCGACATGCCCATCATGCCCCCTCCAGTCTACGCGCCGCCCCCGGCGGCCGATTTTGGCGGCTGGTACCTGCGCGGCGATATCGGGTTCAGCAATCAGAAGGTCAAGGACGTCCATTATACGCGCGAGTCGGCCTATACGCCGATGACCTCGTTCAACCAGACATCCGCGTTCGACACTGCCGGCATCTACGGCGTCGGCCTCGGTTATCGTTTCAACAGCTGGTTCCGCATGGACGTGACGGGCCAGTATCGCGGCAATTCGAACTTCAAGGCCACTGACCGCTTCACGGCTACCGCCGGCGGCGTGCCCTACAACGGCATCGACAACTACAACGGCACCAAGTCCGAGTGGCTGGTGCTCGCCAACGCCTATGTCGATCTCGGCACCTGGTGGTGCGTCACCCCATTCATCGGCGCCGGCGTCGGCGGCGCGCGAGTCTCGATCGCGAACTTCACCGACACGGGCATCAACAACCTGCCGTTCACGACGACGAGCTTCGCGACGGCGCCGACCGCTTCGAAGTGGAATTTCGCCTGGGCGGCGCACGCCGGTCTCGCCTACGCCGTCAATCCGAACCTCGTGCTCGAACTGGCCTACAGCTACGTCGATCTCGGCCAGGGGCAAACGGGCGTGCTGTCGGACTACGTGGGCAACACCACCGGCAACGTCTTCAAGTTCAAGGACATCACCTCGCACGACCTGAAGCTCGGCGTGCGCTGGAATTTCGACAACCCGCCGCCGCCCCCGATGCCGCCGCTGATCCGCAAGGGCTGA
- a CDS encoding phosphoserine transaminase, which yields MTAAKPSQRPVVPHFSSGPCAKRPGWTSENLKDAPLGRSHRAKIGKAKLKQAIELTREVLEVPADYKIGIVPASDTGAVEMALWSLLGARPVTTIAWESFGEGWVSDIVKELKLKDVTKLHAGYGEIPDLSKVDPASDVVFTWNGTTSGVRVPNADWISASREGLTICDATSAAFAQALDWPKLDVVTFSWQKALGGEAAHGMLILSPRAVERLETYKPAWPLPKIFRLTKGGKLNAGIFEGETINTPSMLCVEDYLDALNWGKSIGGLKALIARADANTKVLADWKAKTPWIDFLAQDPAIRSNTSVCLKVVDPTITSLSADAQADFAKKLVAMVEKENAGFDFAHYRDAPAGLRIWCGATVEAKDVALLTQWIDWAFAESKAALPKAA from the coding sequence ATGACTGCAGCGAAGCCTTCGCAGCGGCCTGTTGTGCCGCATTTCTCCTCCGGCCCCTGCGCCAAGCGCCCCGGATGGACCTCCGAAAATCTCAAGGACGCTCCCCTCGGCCGCTCGCACCGCGCGAAGATCGGCAAGGCCAAGCTCAAGCAGGCCATCGAGCTGACGCGCGAGGTGCTGGAAGTTCCGGCCGACTACAAGATCGGCATCGTTCCGGCGTCCGACACCGGGGCGGTCGAGATGGCGCTGTGGTCGCTGCTCGGCGCGCGGCCCGTCACCACGATCGCCTGGGAATCCTTCGGCGAGGGCTGGGTCAGCGACATCGTCAAGGAGCTCAAGCTCAAGGACGTCACCAAGCTGCACGCGGGTTACGGCGAGATTCCGGATCTGTCCAAGGTCGATCCCGCATCTGACGTCGTCTTCACCTGGAACGGCACCACCTCCGGCGTGCGCGTGCCGAATGCCGACTGGATCAGCGCGAGCCGCGAAGGCCTGACGATCTGCGACGCCACCTCGGCGGCGTTCGCGCAAGCGCTCGACTGGCCGAAGCTCGACGTCGTCACCTTCTCCTGGCAGAAGGCGCTCGGCGGCGAGGCCGCGCATGGCATGCTCATTCTGTCGCCGCGCGCGGTCGAACGTCTCGAGACCTACAAGCCGGCCTGGCCGCTGCCGAAGATCTTCCGCCTCACCAAGGGCGGCAAGCTCAATGCCGGCATCTTTGAAGGCGAGACCATCAACACGCCGTCGATGCTCTGCGTCGAGGACTATCTGGACGCGCTGAACTGGGGCAAGTCGATCGGCGGTTTGAAGGCGCTGATCGCGCGCGCCGATGCCAACACCAAGGTGCTCGCGGACTGGAAGGCCAAGACGCCCTGGATCGACTTCCTGGCGCAGGATCCTGCGATCCGCTCCAACACCTCGGTCTGCCTGAAGGTCGTCGATCCCACCATCACGTCGCTGTCGGCCGATGCCCAGGCTGATTTCGCGAAGAAGCTGGTGGCGATGGTCGAGAAGGAGAACGCCGGCTTCGACTTCGCCCATTACCGTGATGCGCCGGCTGGCCTGCGCATCTGGTGCGGCGCGACCGTGGAAGCCAAGGACGTCGCGCTGCTGACGCAGTGGATCGACTGGGCGTTCGCCGAATCCAAGGCGGCGTTGCCGAAGGCGGCCTGA
- a CDS encoding amidohydrolase family protein codes for MSRVIDAHQHFWDPDRAEYSWMAGDALAPIRRAFGPADLAPLLAENGLDASILVQTRSSLDETEEFLRVAHATPFIAGVVGWVDLTDPSVGSTIDRLRRLPGGNKLVGIRHQVHDEPNADWLLRSDVRHGLEAVFAHDLSYDLLVRTRELPLATATVRAFPRARFVLDHCAKPPIATGFDRKWADCITELAACGNVWCKVSGLATEAVWADWDAARLLPYVTHVARSFGEDRLIFGSDWPVCLLAGSYGAIKKAIEHCLAQLGPTIPTKAFGPNAVTAYRLAP; via the coding sequence ATGAGCCGCGTCATCGATGCGCATCAGCATTTCTGGGACCCTGATCGCGCCGAGTATTCCTGGATGGCCGGCGACGCGCTGGCGCCGATCCGCCGCGCTTTCGGTCCCGCAGACCTCGCCCCGCTGCTCGCCGAGAACGGTCTGGACGCCAGCATCCTGGTGCAGACCCGGTCGTCGCTCGACGAGACCGAGGAATTTCTGCGCGTCGCCCACGCGACGCCGTTCATCGCCGGTGTCGTCGGCTGGGTCGACCTGACCGATCCTTCCGTGGGATCCACGATCGACCGGCTGCGCCGACTGCCCGGCGGCAACAAGCTGGTCGGCATCCGCCATCAGGTCCATGACGAGCCGAACGCGGACTGGCTCCTGCGCAGCGACGTCCGGCACGGGCTCGAAGCCGTGTTCGCGCACGATCTGAGCTACGATCTGCTGGTGCGCACGCGCGAGCTGCCCTTGGCGACCGCGACGGTGCGTGCCTTCCCGCGGGCGCGCTTCGTGCTCGACCATTGCGCCAAGCCGCCGATTGCAACGGGCTTCGACCGCAAATGGGCCGACTGCATCACGGAGCTCGCCGCCTGCGGCAACGTCTGGTGCAAGGTCTCGGGGCTGGCGACCGAGGCGGTGTGGGCCGATTGGGACGCCGCGCGGCTGCTGCCCTATGTGACGCATGTCGCCCGCAGCTTCGGCGAGGACCGGCTGATCTTCGGCTCGGACTGGCCGGTCTGCCTGCTGGCCGGCAGCTATGGTGCGATCAAAAAGGCGATCGAGCACTGCCTGGCGCAGCTTGGTCCGACCATACCTACCAAGGCGTTCGGTCCCAACGCTGTCACGGCCTACCGGCTGGCACCGTAG
- a CDS encoding glutathione S-transferase family protein, with amino-acid sequence MRIYGDLKSGNCLKVKWVCDHLALPYDWVDVDIMKGGSRTPDFLALNPWGQVPAIVLDDGRPLAQSNAIIRYLARDSRLIPADAYAQAKMDEWLFWEQYSHEPYVATCRFHMVYLGKPASELDPEKVKRGYAALDHMQRQLERSRFLAGETLSLADIALLAYTRLAHEGGFDLSHRGAVRRWIGEAETLLGLSPAG; translated from the coding sequence ATGCGGATCTACGGCGATCTCAAGTCGGGCAATTGCCTGAAGGTGAAATGGGTGTGCGATCATCTCGCGCTCCCGTACGACTGGGTCGATGTCGATATCATGAAAGGCGGGAGCCGCACGCCGGACTTTCTCGCGCTCAATCCATGGGGGCAGGTCCCCGCGATCGTGCTCGACGATGGCCGCCCCCTTGCTCAGTCGAACGCGATCATTCGCTATCTGGCGCGGGACAGCCGGCTCATCCCGGCAGATGCCTATGCGCAGGCGAAGATGGACGAGTGGCTGTTCTGGGAACAATATAGCCACGAACCCTACGTCGCGACGTGCCGCTTCCACATGGTCTATCTCGGCAAGCCGGCCTCCGAGCTCGACCCGGAGAAGGTGAAGCGTGGCTATGCCGCGCTCGATCACATGCAGCGGCAGCTCGAACGCTCGCGTTTCCTCGCGGGGGAGACCTTGTCGCTGGCCGACATCGCGCTGCTGGCCTATACCCGGCTCGCCCATGAAGGCGGCTTCGATCTCTCGCACCGCGGCGCAGTCAGGCGCTGGATTGGCGAGGCGGAGACGCTGCTCGGGCTTTCGCCGGCGGGGTGA
- a CDS encoding GNAT family N-acetyltransferase: MSITIRRARREDVAAIVAMLADDHLGRARERVEDPLPEPYFAAFDAISRDANITLVVAEEAGRVVGSLQLCILPGLSSQGASRALVEDVRVATDRRSRGIGEQLLQWAIAEARSRRCNLIELMTHQSRTDAQRFYERLGFARSHIGMVMRF; this comes from the coding sequence ATGTCGATCACGATTCGGCGCGCGCGCCGCGAGGATGTCGCCGCCATTGTCGCGATGCTCGCCGACGATCACCTCGGCCGGGCGCGCGAGCGCGTCGAGGACCCGCTGCCGGAGCCATATTTCGCGGCTTTCGACGCCATCTCGCGGGATGCGAACATCACGCTCGTGGTGGCCGAGGAGGCTGGCCGCGTGGTTGGCTCTCTGCAGCTCTGCATCCTGCCGGGCCTGAGCTCGCAAGGGGCGTCGCGGGCGCTGGTCGAGGACGTTCGCGTCGCAACGGACCGCCGCAGCCGTGGCATCGGCGAGCAGCTCCTGCAATGGGCGATCGCAGAGGCGCGCAGCCGCCGCTGCAATCTGATCGAGCTCATGACGCATCAGAGCCGCACCGACGCGCAGCGCTTCTACGAGCGCCTCGGCTTTGCCCGCAGCCATATCGGCATGGTGATGCGGTTCTGA
- a CDS encoding aldo/keto reductase, whose translation MERVRLGRSSLEITRLGLGTAPLGGLFEPVSDGDAEATIAAAWSRGVRFYDTAPLYGFGLAEQRLGAFLRKQPRDSYVISTKVGRLLRPDPTASDEDPHYKGTPPLRPRFDYSYDGVMRSVEESLVRLGLDRIDILLVHDPDDHYNDAVAGAFRALQRLRDDGSIKAIGAGMNQSEMLTRFAEAVPVDCFLLAGRYTLLDQGALTALFPICERQNVAIILGGIYNSGILANPHGQAKFNYEDADARLVARARELDALCRQHNTELKAAAIQFCLAHPAVTVGLQGARTADEAADNIAMAQALIPDAFWRDLRARNLVDPRAPLPGDAT comes from the coding sequence ATGGAACGCGTCCGTCTCGGGAGGAGCTCACTCGAAATCACCCGCCTCGGCCTTGGCACGGCGCCGCTTGGCGGCCTGTTCGAGCCGGTCAGCGATGGCGATGCCGAGGCGACGATCGCGGCGGCGTGGTCGCGCGGGGTGCGCTTCTACGACACCGCGCCGCTCTATGGCTTCGGTCTCGCCGAGCAGCGGCTGGGCGCGTTTCTGCGCAAGCAGCCGCGCGACAGTTATGTGATCTCGACCAAGGTCGGCCGGCTGCTGCGACCGGACCCGACGGCATCGGACGAAGATCCGCACTACAAGGGCACGCCGCCGCTGCGGCCGCGCTTCGATTATTCCTATGATGGCGTGATGCGCTCGGTCGAGGAGAGCCTGGTTCGGCTTGGTCTCGATCGCATCGACATCCTGCTCGTGCATGATCCGGACGATCATTACAATGACGCCGTCGCCGGCGCCTTCCGCGCGCTGCAGCGGCTGCGCGACGACGGCAGCATCAAGGCGATCGGCGCCGGCATGAACCAGTCGGAGATGCTGACGCGCTTTGCCGAGGCCGTCCCGGTCGACTGCTTCCTCCTCGCCGGCCGTTACACGCTGCTCGACCAGGGCGCGCTGACGGCGCTGTTCCCGATCTGCGAGAGGCAGAACGTCGCCATCATTCTTGGCGGCATCTACAACAGCGGCATCCTGGCCAACCCTCATGGCCAGGCGAAATTCAACTACGAAGATGCCGACGCGAGGCTGGTGGCCCGCGCGCGCGAGCTCGATGCCTTGTGCAGGCAGCACAACACCGAGCTCAAAGCCGCGGCGATCCAGTTCTGCCTCGCCCATCCCGCCGTCACCGTCGGCCTGCAGGGCGCCCGCACGGCTGATGAGGCCGCCGACAATATCGCGATGGCGCAAGCGCTGATCCCCGACGCGTTCTGGCGCGACCTGCGCGCCCGCAATCTGGTCGATCCGCGCGCGCCGCTGCCGGGAGATGCAACATGA
- a CDS encoding alpha-hydroxy acid oxidase, giving the protein MKHITCIEDLRLLHKRRVPKAFFDYADRGSYAEETLRANRDDLQNIKFRQRILVDVSKRDLSTTILGEPSAMPLVLAPVGLLGMQHGDGEIHACRAAQAAGIPFTQSTMSICSIEDIAGSVEKPFWFQLYVMKDRGFIKELVERAIAAKCTALCLTVDLQVIGQRHQDIKNGMSVPPEWTLSKLFDFATKPAWVSGVLQGKRRTFGNIAGHVKNTEDLTKLSAWTAAQFDTSLNWKDVDWIRSIWPGKLIIKGIHDIEDAKLAAETGAQALVVSNHGGRQLDGAPSSIHVLPGIAEAVGDKIEIMFDGGIRSGQDVMRALALGAKSCMLGRAYAYGLGAGGQAGVAKAIDIIRNELLTTMGLCGVNTVAEIDRKVVAS; this is encoded by the coding sequence ATGAAACACATCACCTGCATTGAAGACCTGCGCCTGCTGCACAAGCGCCGCGTGCCCAAGGCATTCTTCGACTACGCCGACCGGGGCTCCTATGCGGAAGAGACCCTGCGCGCCAATCGGGACGACCTGCAGAACATCAAATTCCGTCAGCGCATCCTGGTCGACGTCTCCAAGCGCGATCTGTCGACGACCATCCTCGGCGAGCCCTCGGCGATGCCGCTGGTCCTGGCGCCGGTCGGCCTTCTGGGCATGCAGCACGGCGACGGCGAGATTCACGCCTGCCGCGCCGCGCAGGCCGCCGGCATCCCGTTCACGCAGAGCACGATGTCGATCTGCTCGATCGAGGACATCGCCGGCAGCGTCGAGAAGCCGTTCTGGTTCCAGCTCTACGTCATGAAGGACCGCGGCTTCATCAAGGAGCTGGTTGAGCGCGCCATCGCGGCAAAGTGCACCGCGCTGTGCCTGACCGTCGACCTGCAGGTGATCGGCCAGCGCCACCAGGACATCAAGAACGGCATGAGCGTGCCGCCGGAATGGACGCTGTCGAAGCTGTTCGACTTCGCCACCAAGCCGGCCTGGGTCTCGGGCGTGCTGCAGGGCAAGCGCCGCACCTTCGGCAACATCGCCGGCCACGTGAAGAACACCGAGGATCTCACCAAGCTCTCGGCCTGGACCGCGGCGCAGTTCGACACCTCGCTGAACTGGAAGGACGTCGACTGGATCCGCTCCATCTGGCCGGGCAAGCTGATCATCAAGGGCATCCATGACATCGAGGACGCCAAGCTCGCCGCCGAGACCGGCGCGCAGGCGCTTGTCGTGTCGAACCATGGCGGCCGTCAGCTCGACGGCGCGCCGTCGTCGATCCACGTCCTGCCGGGCATTGCGGAAGCGGTCGGCGACAAGATCGAGATCATGTTCGACGGCGGCATCCGCTCCGGGCAGGACGTGATGCGCGCGCTCGCGCTCGGCGCCAAATCCTGCATGCTCGGCCGCGCCTACGCCTACGGCCTCGGCGCCGGCGGCCAGGCCGGCGTCGCCAAGGCCATCGACATCATCCGCAACGAACTGCTGACGACCATGGGCCTGTGCGGCGTCAACACGGTGGCCGAGATCGACCGCAAGGTCGTGGCGAGTTAG
- a CDS encoding outer membrane protein, translating into MRSLVVAVSVFGMVSAAQAADLSDLPILRGGLTEGLANSRVNWDGYYVGGQAGYGASDEKFSGSNQTMTAALLANTAIESAYGVSQWPLPFGKTTGKTSAFGAFAGYNSQWDDVVLGVEMSYMHGSFGGTASASMSRSFSTPISGFYHAVTSNAASSISISDVATIRGRAGYAMGSFLPYAFFGLALGKADTTRSVSVDDNYAATYAVAVSSCNSATPPFCATLSAAEGQHNRLIYGYSAGLGVDVNLYAGLFARFEYEYVRFATTVDTNINTVRAGLGYKF; encoded by the coding sequence ATGCGTAGCCTGGTTGTGGCGGTTTCGGTGTTTGGCATGGTCTCGGCTGCCCAGGCCGCCGACTTGTCCGACCTTCCGATCCTGAGGGGCGGCCTCACCGAAGGCCTGGCCAATTCCAGGGTCAACTGGGACGGATATTACGTCGGTGGTCAGGCCGGCTATGGCGCGTCCGACGAGAAGTTCAGCGGCAGCAATCAGACGATGACCGCCGCTCTGCTCGCCAACACAGCGATCGAAAGCGCCTACGGCGTGTCGCAATGGCCACTTCCGTTTGGAAAGACAACAGGGAAGACAAGTGCCTTTGGAGCCTTTGCGGGCTATAACTCGCAGTGGGATGATGTCGTGCTCGGCGTCGAAATGAGCTATATGCACGGATCTTTCGGCGGCACCGCCTCGGCAAGCATGTCGCGTTCGTTCAGTACCCCGATTTCCGGCTTCTATCACGCCGTCACGTCGAACGCAGCTTCGTCGATATCGATCTCAGACGTGGCCACCATTCGCGGCCGGGCTGGCTACGCCATGGGAAGCTTCCTGCCCTACGCATTCTTCGGGCTGGCATTGGGAAAAGCCGATACGACCCGGAGCGTATCCGTCGACGACAACTATGCAGCGACTTACGCCGTTGCGGTTTCATCCTGCAATAGTGCGACGCCGCCGTTCTGTGCGACGTTGAGCGCGGCGGAAGGCCAGCATAATCGCCTCATCTACGGCTATTCCGCCGGACTTGGTGTCGACGTGAACCTTTACGCGGGACTGTTTGCCCGGTTTGAATATGAATATGTCCGCTTCGCGACCACCGTCGACACCAACATCAATACCGTGCGCGCGGGTCTCGGCTACAAGTTCTGA
- the glmM gene encoding phosphoglucosamine mutase, producing MSRNYFGTDGIRGRANGLITPELALKVGQAAGLLFQRGEHRHRVVIGKDTRLSGYMIEYAMVAGFTSVGMDVLLVGPMPTPAVAMLTKSMRADLGVMISASHNLFEDNGIKLFGPQGFKLSDDVERQIEQLLDESLDKKLAQSASLGRARRIDGVHDRYIEFAKRTLPRDISLDGLRVVVDCANGAAYKVVPEALWELGADVISIGVEPDGFNINKECGSTAPEALCRKVREMRADIGIALDGDADRVILVDERGHIVDGDQLLAVIAQSWKEDGRLAQPGIVATVMSNLGLERFLQGQGLELVRTPVGDRYVLERMLADGYNLGGEQSGHIILSDYATTGDGFVAALQVLATVQRLRRPVSEVCHRFDPLPQILKNVRYRSGRPLEADEVKSAIDTGQKRLNGHGRLLVRSSGTEPVIRVMGEGDDRSLVEEVVDEIVAAVGNAAAAAA from the coding sequence ATGAGCCGTAACTATTTCGGGACCGATGGGATTCGCGGCCGCGCCAATGGCCTGATCACACCGGAACTCGCGCTCAAGGTCGGGCAGGCGGCTGGTCTTCTGTTTCAGCGCGGCGAGCATCGCCACCGGGTCGTGATCGGCAAGGATACCCGCCTGTCCGGCTACATGATCGAATACGCGATGGTGGCCGGCTTCACCTCGGTCGGCATGGACGTGCTGCTGGTCGGCCCGATGCCGACGCCTGCGGTCGCGATGCTGACCAAGTCGATGCGGGCCGATCTCGGCGTCATGATCTCGGCGTCGCACAATCTGTTCGAGGACAACGGCATCAAGCTGTTTGGTCCGCAGGGCTTCAAGCTGTCCGACGACGTCGAGAGGCAGATCGAGCAACTGCTCGATGAATCGCTCGACAAGAAGCTGGCGCAGAGCGCGAGCCTCGGGCGTGCCCGCCGCATCGACGGCGTGCACGATCGCTACATCGAATTCGCCAAGCGCACCCTGCCGCGCGACATCTCGCTCGACGGTCTGCGCGTGGTCGTCGATTGCGCCAACGGTGCGGCCTACAAGGTGGTGCCCGAGGCGCTGTGGGAGCTCGGCGCCGACGTCATTTCGATCGGCGTCGAACCCGACGGTTTCAACATCAACAAGGAATGCGGCTCGACCGCGCCGGAAGCTCTTTGTCGGAAAGTCCGTGAAATGCGCGCCGACATCGGCATCGCGCTGGATGGTGATGCGGATCGCGTCATCCTGGTCGACGAGCGCGGCCACATCGTCGATGGCGACCAGCTGCTCGCGGTGATCGCGCAGAGCTGGAAGGAAGACGGTCGCCTGGCGCAGCCCGGCATCGTCGCCACCGTGATGTCCAATCTCGGGCTCGAGCGCTTCCTGCAGGGGCAGGGGCTCGAACTGGTGCGCACGCCGGTCGGCGACCGCTATGTTCTGGAACGCATGCTGGCCGACGGCTACAATCTCGGCGGCGAGCAGTCCGGTCACATCATCCTGTCGGACTACGCGACGACGGGCGACGGCTTCGTCGCTGCCCTGCAGGTGCTGGCAACGGTGCAGAGGCTGCGCCGTCCGGTCTCCGAGGTCTGCCACCGCTTCGATCCGCTGCCGCAGATCCTCAAGAACGTACGCTATCGCAGCGGCAGGCCACTGGAAGCCGACGAAGTGAAGTCGGCGATCGATACCGGGCAGAAGCGTCTCAACGGCCACGGCCGTCTGCTCGTGCGCTCCTCCGGCACCGAGCCCGTGATCCGCGTCATGGGCGAGGGCGACGACCGGTCATTGGTCGAGGAGGTGGTCGACGAGATCGTCGCTGCCGTCGGCAACGCGGCCGCCGCGGCAGCATAG
- a CDS encoding M15 family metallopeptidase has translation MTSSVAILLRSIGACLPLLSASVARCETIGNMLDRLVLAYPQALAGHDADFIIWRDGTRMPVGRPDTQRPFADKLRNATILDQLSQPYVRGEPSAPSVDADPGRFRNEAFFKKMYGDCSAGGVTPNLVSITWLPKSWGKTVSVTRVNGVAERLKEISREIDDLDPKIKRAAFPIAGVLSCRPVADTGRMSMHGYAAAIDLNLGYSDYWLWGAKSSPSIPYKNRFPQQIVEIFERHGFIWGGRWYHYDTMHFEYRPELLPQQSR, from the coding sequence GTGACCAGTTCGGTAGCCATTCTTCTCCGGTCGATCGGCGCCTGCCTGCCGTTGCTGTCGGCCTCGGTCGCGCGATGTGAAACGATCGGCAACATGCTGGATCGGCTCGTGCTTGCCTATCCGCAAGCCCTGGCCGGACATGACGCTGACTTCATCATCTGGCGCGACGGCACGCGCATGCCGGTCGGCAGGCCCGATACGCAGCGGCCCTTCGCGGACAAGCTGCGCAACGCGACCATCCTCGATCAGCTCAGCCAGCCCTATGTTCGCGGCGAACCGTCCGCGCCGTCCGTCGACGCCGATCCCGGCCGCTTCAGGAACGAGGCCTTTTTCAAGAAGATGTATGGCGACTGCAGCGCAGGTGGCGTGACGCCGAATCTGGTCTCGATCACCTGGCTGCCGAAGAGCTGGGGCAAGACCGTCAGCGTGACACGCGTCAACGGCGTCGCCGAACGGCTGAAGGAGATTTCCAGGGAGATCGACGATCTCGACCCCAAAATCAAACGAGCCGCCTTTCCGATCGCGGGTGTTCTCTCCTGCCGCCCGGTTGCCGACACCGGCCGGATGAGCATGCATGGCTATGCGGCGGCGATCGATCTGAACCTGGGCTATTCCGACTACTGGCTTTGGGGCGCCAAGTCGTCACCATCCATTCCCTACAAGAATCGTTTCCCGCAGCAGATCGTCGAGATCTTCGAGCGGCACGGGTTCATCTGGGGCGGCAGATGGTATCACTACGACACCATGCATTTCGAGTACCGGCCGGAACTGCTGCCGCAGCAGTCCCGTTGA
- the serA gene encoding phosphoglycerate dehydrogenase: protein MSKPKVLISDALSPAAVQIFRDRGVEVDFQPNLGKDKDKLADIIGDYDGLAIRSATKATAKIIERAKRLKVIGRAGIGVDNVEIPAATAKGIIVMNTPFGNSITTAEHAITLMLALAREIPQADASTQAGKWEKNRFMGVEITGKTLGVVGCGNIGSIVCDRAQGLRMKVIGFDPFLTEERARDLGVEKVELDELLKRADFITLHTPLTDKTRNIIDAAAIAKTKKGVRIINCARGGLVDEQALLEALNSKHVAGAALDVFAEEPATSNALFGHPGVICTPHLGASTTEAQENVALQIAEQMSDYLLTGAISNAINFPSITAEEAPKLKPFIALAEKLGSFAGQLTESSIAKIQITYEGHVAEMKTKALTSAVLAGLLRPMLGEVNVVSAPVIAKERGMIVDEVLRAGESDYESLITVAVTTEHQERAVSGTVYADGKPRLVDIKGIRVDAEFGKSMIYVTNEDKPGFIGKFASLLGDAKINIATFHLGRVAAGGDAIALVEIDGAVPADLVAKIQALPQVKQAKALAF from the coding sequence ATGTCCAAACCCAAAGTTCTCATTTCCGACGCGCTCTCACCGGCTGCCGTACAGATCTTTCGGGATCGCGGCGTCGAGGTCGACTTCCAGCCCAATCTCGGCAAGGACAAGGACAAGCTCGCCGACATCATCGGCGACTATGACGGCCTTGCGATCCGCTCCGCGACCAAGGCGACGGCCAAGATTATCGAGCGCGCCAAGCGGCTGAAGGTGATCGGCCGCGCCGGCATCGGCGTTGACAACGTCGAGATTCCCGCGGCAACCGCCAAGGGCATCATCGTGATGAACACGCCGTTCGGCAATTCGATCACCACCGCCGAGCACGCGATCACGCTGATGCTGGCGCTGGCGCGCGAGATCCCGCAGGCCGATGCCTCGACCCAGGCCGGCAAGTGGGAGAAGAACCGCTTCATGGGCGTCGAGATCACCGGCAAGACGCTCGGTGTCGTCGGCTGCGGCAACATCGGCTCGATCGTCTGCGACCGTGCGCAGGGCCTGCGCATGAAGGTGATCGGCTTCGATCCGTTCCTCACCGAGGAACGCGCGCGAGACCTCGGCGTCGAGAAGGTCGAGCTCGACGAATTGCTCAAGCGCGCCGACTTCATCACGCTGCACACGCCGCTCACCGACAAGACCCGCAACATCATCGATGCCGCGGCCATTGCGAAGACGAAGAAGGGCGTGCGCATCATCAATTGCGCGCGCGGCGGCCTGGTCGACGAGCAGGCGCTGCTCGAGGCCCTCAACAGCAAGCATGTCGCGGGTGCGGCGCTCGACGTGTTTGCTGAGGAGCCCGCCACCAGCAATGCGCTGTTCGGCCATCCCGGGGTGATCTGCACGCCGCATCTCGGCGCCTCCACCACGGAAGCGCAGGAGAACGTCGCGCTGCAGATCGCCGAGCAGATGTCGGACTATCTGCTCACCGGCGCCATCTCGAACGCGATCAACTTCCCCTCGATCACGGCGGAAGAAGCGCCCAAGCTGAAGCCGTTCATCGCGCTCGCCGAGAAGCTCGGATCGTTCGCGGGCCAGCTCACCGAGAGCAGCATTGCCAAGATCCAGATCACCTATGAGGGCCATGTCGCGGAGATGAAGACCAAGGCGCTGACCTCGGCAGTGCTCGCAGGTCTGTTGCGGCCGATGCTGGGCGAGGTCAACGTCGTGTCGGCGCCGGTCATCGCCAAGGAGCGCGGCATGATCGTCGACGAGGTGCTGCGTGCCGGCGAGAGCGACTATGAAAGCCTGATCACGGTCGCCGTCACCACCGAGCATCAGGAGCGCGCGGTGTCGGGGACAGTCTATGCCGACGGCAAGCCGCGGCTGGTGGACATCAAGGGCATCCGCGTCGATGCCGAGTTTGGCAAGTCGATGATCTACGTGACCAACGAGGACAAGCCGGGCTTCATCGGCAAGTTCGCGAGCCTGTTGGGCGACGCCAAGATCAACATCGCGACCTTCCATCTCGGCCGTGTCGCAGCCGGCGGCGATGCCATCGCGCTGGTCGAGATCGACGGCGCCGTGCCGGCCGATCTGGTCGCCAAGATCCAGGCGCTGCCGCAGGTCAAGCAGGCCAAGGCGCTGGCGTTCTGA